From Streptomyces zhihengii, the proteins below share one genomic window:
- a CDS encoding NAD-dependent epimerase/dehydratase family protein: protein MRVLLLGANGFIGRFVTERLLADPAVHLTALGRGDDADVRFDLSGGSPGALTRFLGAVHPGVVVNCAGATRGNARDLTRHNTVAVATVCEALRRSGCGARLVQIGCASEYGPSQQGSSTAEDAVPRPGGPYGVSKLAATELVLGSGLDAVVLRVFSPVGPGTPAGSPLGRLAEAMRRAMQSGDGELKLSGLGVQRDFVDVRDVARAVHAASLSAAQGVVNIGTGRAVKLRDAAAVLARVAGYAGALHELDVPGGRHLIGAPRGESVSEHLAATPSPYPDGCGAWQQADVRTARDRLGWRPRINLEESLADIWMEAACRI from the coding sequence ATGAGGGTGCTCCTGCTCGGTGCCAACGGATTCATCGGCCGCTTCGTGACCGAACGGCTCCTCGCCGACCCGGCCGTCCACCTGACCGCGCTCGGGCGGGGCGACGACGCCGACGTGCGGTTCGACCTCTCCGGCGGCAGCCCCGGCGCGCTGACCCGGTTCCTCGGTGCCGTCCACCCCGGTGTCGTCGTCAACTGCGCGGGCGCCACCCGCGGCAACGCCCGCGACCTGACCCGTCACAACACCGTCGCCGTCGCCACCGTCTGCGAGGCGCTCCGGCGCTCCGGCTGCGGGGCGCGGCTGGTGCAGATCGGCTGCGCCTCCGAGTACGGGCCCTCCCAGCAGGGCTCGTCCACCGCCGAGGACGCGGTGCCGCGCCCCGGCGGCCCCTACGGCGTCAGCAAGCTCGCCGCCACCGAGCTGGTGCTCGGTTCGGGCCTCGACGCCGTCGTGCTGCGGGTGTTCTCGCCCGTGGGCCCCGGCACCCCCGCCGGTTCGCCGCTCGGGCGGCTCGCCGAGGCGATGCGCCGGGCCATGCAGTCGGGTGACGGCGAGCTGAAGCTCAGCGGCCTCGGTGTGCAGCGGGACTTCGTCGACGTCCGCGACGTCGCGCGCGCCGTGCACGCCGCGTCGCTCTCCGCCGCCCAGGGCGTCGTCAACATCGGCACCGGCCGTGCGGTGAAGCTCCGCGACGCCGCGGCCGTCCTCGCCCGTGTCGCCGGCTACGCGGGCGCCCTCCACGAGCTGGACGTCCCCGGCGGCCGGCATCTGATCGGCGCCCCGCGCGGCGAGTCGGTGTCCGAGCACCTGGCCGCCACGCCCTCCCCGTACCCGGACGGCTGCGGCGCCTGGCAGCAGGCCGATGTGCGCACCGCCCGCGACCGGCTCGGCTGGCGGCCCCGCATCAACCTGGAGGAGTCGCTCGCCGACATCTGGATGGAGGCGGCATGCCGCATCTGA